The region GCTCCACCAACAGTCCGCCCATCCCTTGCTCTAATGTCTTTAAGCGGTAACTTACCGTTGCTTGTGACAGATGCAGCAGATCGGCCGCTTTACTTATACTCCCAGTCCGTACGATAGCTAAAAACGCTTCTATCCCAGGAAAATACATAGAATACCTCCTCAATATATAGAAAATATTAATATAGTTCACAAAATATTTGCGTTTTACAACATTATTCTTTATGTCTAAAATTATCATTAACACAGACAAGGGGTCAAATAGTCCAGGTTATGAAAAGGTGGTTTAGCTATGAAGGTTCTCATCGTTGGTCATTTTAACGAAACTGCACAATCAAAGATTACCGGGTATTTTCCGCAAGACTGGAACGTTGTCATTGTCCCGCCCGGACAAGATATGCTGCATCACATTGAAGATTGCCAGGTTCTCATTCCTGAGCATATCAAAGTAGACTCTAGCCTGCTCGCCAGTGCCAAAAAATTAAAATTGGTACAGACGGGTGCAGGCTACGATAATGTCGATATCCCTGCCTGTACACAGCTCGGCATTTGGGTGGCCAATGCGGCAGGAGTAAATGCACAGGCCGTGGCCGAGCACGTAATGGCCCTAATGCTGGCTTATTATAAAAACATACCGTTTCTTGATCATTTCATGAAAACCCGGATGGATGAACATCAGTTGGAGTACACAGGGAGTGAACTAGAGGGCAAAACCATTGGGATTATCGGGCTGGGTGCTATCGGAAAAAAAGTGGCTGCGTTTTGCAGCGCTTTTGATATGAATGTGCTGGCTTATGCGAGAAAGACCGTAGTACAGGCTGATGGTTTGATGACAATGACGGATCTCGATAATCTTCTAAGCACATCGGACATCGTCAGTGTACATGTACCCTTGACTGAGCAGACCAAGCACCTGATCAACCAGACGGCACTTCAGAAAATGAAGAGTAGCGCTCTGTTCATCAACACGGCCCGCGGCGGGATTGTTAACCAGACAGATTTGATAGATGCCTTAAAAACCGGGGTTATTTCCGGCGCCTGCCTGGATGTGTATGAATCTGAACCGCTTCCCCTAGACAGTGAGCTCCGCACTCTAAGTAATGTGGTCCTTACTCCCCATACCGCAGGAATGCCTGACGGCCGGAAATTTCACAAAAAAAGATATGATTTCTTCATTAAGAATATACAACGTGTACAAAAAGGGGAAGAACCTGAAAGCAGGCTAAATCAGTTAGTATAGTTTCGGTGCAATAAAAATACAAAAAAAGCTTTATGACATTGTACAAAATACAATGTCATAAAGCTTTTTAATACCGGCGAGAGGACTCGAACCTCCACGGTTTCCCACTCGATTTTGAGTCGAGCGCGTCTGCCATTCCGCCACGCCGGCTTAATATTATGTATATCCACTATGGATAATTAAATTTTAGATGAAATACTCTCAATAAAATAATAATGGCGCGCCCTGAGAGATACGGATGCTACGCATCCGATTGCGAAGTTGTGCTATCGAAGCGTAGGCTCCAACGAACTCGTTCGAATCTGAAGGACACTTTGTTAAATCAGAGAAGTATTAATGGCGCGCCCTGAGAGATTCGAACTCCCGACCTTTTGATTCGTAGTCAAACGCTCTATCCAGCTGAGCTAAGGGCGCAAAATATGGAGCGGACGACGGGAATCGAACCCGCGACCCTCGCCTTGGCAAGGCGATGCTCTACCGCTGAGCCACGTCCGCACACGGTATGTATTCAACTGCTTCAATAAATCCAGGGACTTCTCATCCCTTGCACCAGTAAAATGGCGGAACCGACGGGATTCGAACCCGCGATCTCCTGCGTGACAGGCAGGCATGTTAGGCCAACTACACCACGGTTCCAAGATAAAAGGTTTTAGGGCCCCCGGAAAGTATTCGGAATATGCTACAGAGCATCTCTTCACTTTGTGGGGATTAATTGCGGGGGCAGGATTTGAACCTGCGGCCTTCGGGTTATGAGCCCGACGAGCTACCGGGCTGCTCCACCCCGCGTCAGTAATAAAATATTCTCTTCTGGCTTGCAAAGTCTGCATGGTGGAGGCTGAGGGGTTCGAACCCCCGACCCTCTGCTTGTAAGGCAGATGCTCTCCCAGCTGAGCTAAGCCTCCATCGAAGAAGCAACTTAATGATCATAACACATTTACATGAGATATACAACCATTATTTATTTCCGCTTTAGAGATTAAAGAAGTGAATGGTGACTCGTATGGGATTCGAACCCATGTTACCTCCGTGAAAGGGAGGTGTCTTAACCCCTTGACCAACGAGCCAGATCAACAAGCATTCTTTCGACAACAAAATATATTATATCAAATATATGAGAATAGTGCAACAAGAAACAACATTATTATTAAAAAACTAATGAGCCTCTAGTTCCACTTCAATGCTAACCTGAACAGACGATTCCCGCTCTCACTGTCCTAATCCTGTGTTTCTATCATAGCTATAATAACCTCAGCAACCTGTGAAATCGACTTATACTCCGTATCCACATGATGTTCGAAGACCTTGTTCTTAAGCCCTTTAAGACATCTCTGCATCTGTAGAGCAGCCCAGGAGTCTCTGCCATCTCCACGGCTCTTAAGTCTGTCAAGCAGGGTCTCAGGTGAAGCAAACAACGTAAAATGACGAACTTGCCGGCCCTCACTTCTTAGTCTACCCACTATCTCTATAAAATAATCCGGATCCACTAGAGTCATAGGTACAATAATCGTTCCTTCATACTCTGAGTCAATACATTTAAGCATCGAATAGGTAAACTCGCGCCACAGATAGTGTTTCTGGAAATCATCCTCTGCCATTTCAGCAGGAATATTATCACGGATGTAATAGCCTGCATTCTCCGGATCGAATACATAAGAATCTGGAATTCTCCGGTGGAGTTCAGCCGCCGTCTGCGTCTTTCCCGAACCAAAGGTTCCATTCAGCCAAATAATCACACCCGCACCTCCTTCATATTCAGCTTACCCATAACAAAAAACCACCATTGATAATCAACAGTGGTCTTGTGTGCTTGGCAACGTCCTACTCTCCCAGGACCCTTCGGTCCAAGTACCATCGGCGCTGGAGGGCTTAACGGTCGTGTTCGGGATGGGTACGTGTGGAACCCCTCCGCTATCGCCACCAAACGGGCATTTGAGTATCAAATGCTATTATTCAGGTCTCAGCATCGCCAAATGCTGAAAACAAATCTTCTTTACCGAGCTACTTGAGCTCCATAAATTACAATTTGATTCCTGAAAACTGAATCCGAAACGAATCTGCGTGATAGAAATTTGGATAAGCCCTCGACCGATTAGTATTGGTCAGCTCCATGCATTGCTGCACTTCCACCTCCAACCTATCTACCTCGTCGTCTTCAAGGGGTCTTACTAATTGGGAAATCTCATCTTGAGGGGGGCTTCACGCTTAGATGCTTTCAGCGCTTATCCCGTCCGTACGTAGCTACTCAGCCATGCTCCTGGCGGAACAACTGATGCACCAGCGGTACGTCCATCCCGGTCCTCTCGTACTAAGGACAGCTCCTCTCAAATTTCCTGCGCCCACGACAGATAGGGACCGAACTGTCTCACGACGTTCTGAACCCAGCTCGCGTACCGCTTTAATGGGCGAACAGCCCAACCCTTGGGACCTACTTCAGCCCCAGGATGCGATGAGCCGACATCGAGGTGCCAAACCTCCCCGTCGATGTGGACTCTTGGGGGAGATAAGCCTGTTATCCCCAGGGTAGCTTTTATCCGTTGAGCGATGGCCCTTCCATGCGGTACCACCGGATCACTAAGTCCGACTTTCGTCCCTGCTCGACTTGTAGGTCTCGCAGTCAAGCTCCCTTATGCCTTTGCACTCTGCGAATGATTTCCAACCATTCTGAGGGAACCTTTGAACGCCTCCGTTACTCTTTAGGAGGCGACCGCCCCAGTCAAACTGCCCGCCTGACACGGTCCCCGTACCCGATAAGGGCACTAGGTTAGAACCTAGATACGATCAGGGTGGTATCCCAACGGCGCCTCCGCAGAAGCTTGCGCTCCTGCCTCCACGGCTCCCACCTATCCTGTACAGATCGTACCCAAATTCAATATCAAGCTGCAGTAAAGCTCCATGGGGTCTTTCCGTCTTGTCGCGGGTAACCTGCATCTTCACAGGTATTAAAATTTCACCGGATCTCTCGTTGAGACAGCGCCCAAGTCGTTACGCCATTCGTGCGGGTCAGAATTTACCTGACAAGGAATTTCGCTACCTTAGGACCGTTATAGTTACGGCCGCCGTTTACTGGGGCTTCGGTTCACAGCTTCGGACTAAGTCCTAACCGCTCCCCTTAACCTTCCAGCACCGGGCAGGCGTCAGCCCGTATACTTCGCCTTACGGCTTCGCACAGACCTGTGTTTTTGCTAAACAGTCGCTTGGGCCTTTTCACTGCGGCCCCCTCGGGCTATTCACCCTACCGAGGCACCCCTTCTCCCGAAGTTACGGGGTCATTTTGCCGAGTTCCTTAACGAGAGTTCTTCCGCGCGCCTTAGAATTCTCTTCTCGCCTACCTGTGTCGGTTTGCGGTACGGGCACCTTCTCCTGACTAGAGGCTTTTCTTGGCAGTGTGAGATCATGACCTTCGCTACTGTAATTTTCGCTCCCCATCACAGCCCAGCCTTACGGTGTGCGGATTTGCCTACACACCAGCCTCACTGCTTAGACGGACATCCATCAGTCCGCGTCACTACCCTCCTGCGTCACCCCATCGCTCATAGCGGATTACGGTGGTACAGTAATTTCAAACTGTTGTCCTTCGACTACGCCTTTCGGCCTCGCCTTAGGTCCCGACTTACCCTGAGCGGACGAGCCTTCCTCAGGAAACCTTGGGCTTTCGGCGGATCAGATTCTCACTGATCTTTTCGTTACTCATACCGGCATTCTCACTTGTATACTCTCCAGCGCTCCTTACGGTACACCTTCAACGTATATACAACGCTCCCCTACCCCAGATACAAAGTATCTAGCCATAGCTTCGGTGGTGTGTTTAGCCCCGTTACATTTTCGGCGCAGAGTCACTCGACCAGTGAGCTATTACGCACTCTTTCAATGGTGGCTGCTTCTAAGCCAACATCCTGGTTGTCTGTGCAACTCCACATCCTTTCCCACTTAACACACACTTGGGGACCTTAGCTGATGGTCTGGGCTGTTTCCCTTTTGACAATGGATCTTAGCACTCACTGTCTGACTCCCGGCAAGAAGTAAATGGCATTCGGAGTTTGACTGAGCTTGGTAACCCTTGCGGGCCCCGCACCCAATCAGTGCTCTACCTCCACCACTCCATTCACCGAGGCTAGCCCTAAAGCTATTTCGGGGAGAACCAGCTATCTCCGAGTTCGATTGGAATTTCTCCGCTACCCCCACCTCATCCCCGCATTTTTCAACATGCGTGGGTTCGGGCCTCCAGTGCGTGTTACCGCACCTTCACCCTGGACAGGGGTAGATCACACGGTTTCGGGTCTACGTCCACATACTTAGTCGCCCTATTCAGACTCGCTTTCGCTGCGGCTCCGGCTTCTCACCTTAACCTTGCATGTTAAACGTAACTCGCCGGTTCATTCTACAAAAGGCACGCCATCACCCATAGAAAGGGCTCTGACTTTTTGTAAGCACACGGTTTCAGGTTCTATTTCACTCCCCTTCCGGGGTGCTTTTCACCTTTCCCTCACGGTACTGTTTCACTATCGGTCGCCAGGTAGTATTTAGCCTTAGCAGATGGTCCTGCTGGATTCATACGGGGTTTCACGTGCCCCGCACTACTCGGGATCCGTCTCGGAGAGAATACCATTTCGGCTACAGGGCTTTTACCTCTATCGCGGGCCTTTCCAGACCTCTTCGCCTACCATATTCCTTTGTAACTCCATGTGAGACGTCCCACAACCCCAAGAGGCAAGCCTCTTGGTTTAGGCTGTTCCGCGTTCGCTCGCCGCTACTGACGGAATCACTATTGTTTTCTCTTCCTCAGGGTACTTAGATGTTTCAGTTCCCCTGGTCTGCCTCTGCGTATCCTATGTATTCAGATACGAGTAACTGCGAATTACCACAGCTGGGTTTCCCCATTCGGACACCCCCGGATCAAAGCTTGCTTACAGCTCCCCGAGGCAGTTTCGTTGTTCGCCACGTCCTTCGTCGGCTCCTGGCGCCTAGGCATCCTCCGTGTGCTCTTAGTAGCTTAACCTCGATTTTTCCGTCAGGAAACTATCGGACAATGAATTTCTTCAACGTCTATATTTCCATCAAGATCATCGTAGCATCGCCATTAATTCAAAACTTGTTTACACAAGTTCAGCTTAAAGGAATGTTCTAAAACGCAAATTCGTTTCGGTATCCAGTTTTCAAGGATCAAAGGTAAAGATGAGAGCTTAAACTCTCAAAACTGACCAACGAGTGAGTAACAGGCCTAAACCTGATTGGTTTGGAAGTTAAACTTCCGATTTGAATGTCTTCATTGCAGAAGACGATTCTCCATAGAAAGGAGGTGATCCAGCCGCACCTTCCGATACGGCTACCTTGTTACGACTTCACCCCAATCATCTACCCCACCTTCGGCGGCTGGCTCCCTTGCGGGTTACCCCACCGACTTCGGGTGTTGTAAACTCTCGTGGTGTGACGGGCGGTGTGTACAAGACCCGGGAACGTATTCACCGCGGCATGCTGATCCGCGATTACTAGCAATTCCGACTTCATGCAGGCGAGTTGCAGCCTGCAATCCGAACTGAGACCGGCTTTGCTGGGATTGGCTCCACCTCGCGGCTTCGCTTCCCGTTGTACCGGCCATTGTAGTACGTGTGTAGCCCAGGTCATAAGGGGCATGATGATTTGACGTCATCCCCACCTTCCTCCGGTTTGTCACCGGCAGTCACTCTAGAGTGCCCAGCTCAACCTGCTGGCAACTAAAGTCAAGGGTTGCGCTCGTTGCGGGACTTAACCCAACATCTCACGACACGAGCTGACGACAACCATGCACCACCTGTCTCAACTTTCCCCGAAGGGCACCTGATGCATCTCTGCTTCGTTAGTTGGATGTCAAGACCTGGTAAGGTTCTTCGCGTTGCTTCGAATTAAACCACATACTCCACTGCTTGTGCGGGTCCCCGTCAATTCCTTTGAGTTTCAGTCTTGCGACCGTACTCCCCAGGCGGAGTGCTTACTGTGTTAACTTCGGCACCAAGGGTATCGAAACCCCTAACACCTAGCACTCATCGTTTACGGCGTGGACTACCAGGGTATCTAATCCTGTTTGCTCCCCACGCTTTCGCGCCTCAGCGTCAGTTACAGCCCAGAAAGTCGCCTTCGCCACTGGTGTTCCTCCACATATCTACGCATTTCACCGCTACACGTGGAATTCCACTTTCCTCTTCTGTACTCAAGTCACCCAGTTTCCAGTGCGACCTCAGGTTGAGCCCAAGGTTTAAACACCAGACTTAAATAACCGCCTGCGCGCGCTTTACGCCCAATAATTCCGGACAACGCTTGCCCCCTACGTATTACCGCGGCTGCTGGCACGTAGTTAGCCGGGGCTTTCTTCTCAGGTACCGTCACTCCGGTAGCAGTTACTCTACCGGACGTTCTTCCCTGGCAACAGAGCTTTACGATCCGAAAACCTTCATCACTCACGCGGCGTTGCTCCGTCAGGCTTGCGCCCATTGCGGAAGATTCCCTACTGCTGCCTCCCGTAGGAGTCTGGGCCGTGTCTCAGTCCCAGTGTGGCCGTTCACCCTCTCAGGTCGGCTACGCATCGTCGCCTTGGTGGGCCGTTACCCCACCAACTAGCTAATGCGCCGCAGGCCCATCCCCAAGCAGCAGATTGCTCCGCCTTTCATTCTCTCCTCAGGAGAAGAAAGAAATTATCCGGTATTAGCTACCGTTTCCGGTAGTTATCCCAGGCTTGAGGGCAGGTTGCCTACGTGTTACTCACCCGTCCGCCGCTAAGTTTGAAAGGAAGCAAGCTTCCTCTCAAACTCCGCTCGACTTGCATGTATTAGGCACGCCGCCAGCGTTCGTCCTGAGCCAGGATCAAACTCTCCAAATTGGTATTTAGAAAGAGCGATTGCTCATTTTGAAACATCTGACGAGAATTGTTACATTCTCATTTTTGGATCTCACCGAAGTGATTTCCGATACTCACTCGTTGTTCAGTTTTCAAAGATCAAGCTCGTTGTTAGCGCCGCTTACCGCGTCACCAGCAACTTTTATAATATAACACGTTCATCTTCTGAATGCAACACTTTTTTTTGATGAAGCGAAATCTGTATTCAGCAGAGCAACATGTCCAATCTTCTTGCAAGGCACCCGCCTTGCGACTGGATATATAATATATCATGATATGTACCTGCTATCAACCCTTAATTTTATACCATTTATGAGATAGTCCTATAGCTATGAGATAGTCCTATAGCCTTTCATAGATATCCTATACCAGCCTCTGTACCTGCATAACATTGCCCGAAAAGCACATGCCGGCCCTCATATCTAGCAGGACCTGCATGTGCCACTCTCTCCTAAGGGGACTCCTCTCTTAATTCGGAATCCACGGAGTCTGATTCTTCTTAGCTGTACTAGAACGTCCGCTTGAGT is a window of Paenibacillus sp. FSL H3-0469 DNA encoding:
- a CDS encoding NAD(P)-dependent oxidoreductase, coding for MKVLIVGHFNETAQSKITGYFPQDWNVVIVPPGQDMLHHIEDCQVLIPEHIKVDSSLLASAKKLKLVQTGAGYDNVDIPACTQLGIWVANAAGVNAQAVAEHVMALMLAYYKNIPFLDHFMKTRMDEHQLEYTGSELEGKTIGIIGLGAIGKKVAAFCSAFDMNVLAYARKTVVQADGLMTMTDLDNLLSTSDIVSVHVPLTEQTKHLINQTALQKMKSSALFINTARGGIVNQTDLIDALKTGVISGACLDVYESEPLPLDSELRTLSNVVLTPHTAGMPDGRKFHKKRYDFFIKNIQRVQKGEEPESRLNQLV
- a CDS encoding AAA family ATPase; this encodes MIIWLNGTFGSGKTQTAAELHRRIPDSYVFDPENAGYYIRDNIPAEMAEDDFQKHYLWREFTYSMLKCIDSEYEGTIIVPMTLVDPDYFIEIVGRLRSEGRQVRHFTLFASPETLLDRLKSRGDGRDSWAALQMQRCLKGLKNKVFEHHVDTEYKSISQVAEVIIAMIETQD